Proteins encoded in a region of the Zea mays cultivar B73 chromosome 2, Zm-B73-REFERENCE-NAM-5.0, whole genome shotgun sequence genome:
- the LOC103647410 gene encoding uncharacterized protein, producing the protein MSRWDTIKTQCSTFAGYMMAVLRQNPSGLSDADKTSLAASRFAAIEKKPFHFLHCWAILKDQPKWMDNHMGQQQQQANANPTHSNTVDLDAEESVPSSFTSKRPLGRDSSKEKAKRTKSVDTSSSDSEFMTRMGDLSLERLSVYKTAVTTEEKKLDSMNRNERQKLLLEKKLNLEKLRLERQKLKEDKEEEIMILSMDLSKCNPLLRQYYEAKQQEILARVTGSTSSGQ; encoded by the exons ATGAGTAGATGGGATACTATCAAAACACAGTGTTCCACTTTTGCTGGATACATGATGGCAGTCCTCCGACAGAATCCTAGTGGACTCAGTGACGCAGACAAG acaTCACTGGCAGCTTCTAGGTTTGCAGCAATTGAGAAGAAGCCTTTCCACTTTTTACACTGTTGGGCCATTCTTAAGGACCAACCAAAATGGATGGACAACCACATGGGTCAACAACAACAGCAAGCCAACGCTAATCCCACACATTCTAACACTGTCGATTTGGATGCAGAAGAATCTGTACCATCAAGCTTCACATCCAAGAGGCCCCTTGGTCGAGATTCTTCGAAGGAAAAGGCAAAGAGGACTAAATCTGTGGACACATCTTCATCAGATTCTGAGTTTATGACACGCATGGGTGATCTTTCTTTGGAGCGCCTGTCAGTGTACAAAACAGCTGTTACAACTGAGGAAAAGAAGTTGGATTCAATGAACAGAAATGAGAGGCAGAAATTGCTCCTTGAAAAGAAGTTGAACCTAGAGAAATTAAGGCTTGAAAGGCAGAAACTAAAGGAGGACAAGGAAGAGGAGATAATGATCTTAAGCATGGATTTGAGCAAATGTaaccctctcctccgccagtactatgaagccaagcaacaagagataCTGGCAAGGGTTACTGGGTCTACTTCATCTGGCCAGTGA